TGGGGGCACGGGAGCAGGGGAGAGTGCCGCTGTCAGCCCAGCCAGTGCAGCAGCAGCGGGAACAGAAACGGCGCGGTCAGCGAGGTGATAATGGCGCACAGCACCAGCGCCAGCGAGCTGAACGCGCCCTCCTGCGCATCCAGCTCCACCGCGCGCGCGGTGCCGATAGCGTGCGAGGCGTTACCGATCGCCAGCCCGCGCGCCGCCTTATGCTTCACCCGCAGCAGGTTCAGCAGCATATGGCCAAACACCGCGCCGGAGACGCCGGCGATCAGCACGCAGATAGCGCTGATCGCCGGAATTCCGCCCTGCGAAGCGGAAACCGCCATGGCGATCGGCGTGGTCACCGACTTCGGCATCAGGGTGGCGGCGATCTGCGGCGTCGCGCCCAGCCACAGCGCAATCGCGGTGCCGGAGACCATCGCCGTCAGGCTGCCGATGAAGCAGACGCTGATAATCGACTTCCAGCGCGCGCGGATCTGATGGATCTGCTCATACAGCGGCAGCGCCAGCGCCACCACCGCCGGCTGCAGCAGGTTATTCAGCAGCGCGCTGCCGGCGAAGTAGCGCGCGTAGGGCAGCTGCAGCACCAGCAGCAGCGGAATAATCACCGCCATGGCGACCAGCAGCGGATTCAGCAGCGACAGCTTCGCCTTCGCCGCCAGCCAGCGCGCCGCCAGAAACACGCCAACGGTCAGCGGCAGCGCCCACCAGAAATCACCGAAATCAGACATCATCCCCCTCCTTACGCTGCAGACGCTCAGACAGCAGCCCCACCGTAACCAGCACGATCAGCGTACTCACCAGGCAGGAGACCACGATTGGCGCAAACTGCGCGCTGAGAATATCGACGTCGTTCATAATCCCGACGCTGATCGGCACAAACAGCAGCGCCATATAGCGAATAATCAGCTGGCAGCCGGGCCGCACCCACTCCACCGGCAGCAGCTGCGTCGCCAGCAGGGTAAACAACAGCAGCATGCCGATAATACTGCCGGGAATGGCAACGGGAAGCAGGGTCGAGATGCCGCGCCCGGCAATCAGGCACAGGTAAATCGCCAGAAACGAGCGGCAATAGCGGAACACAATAAGAAGAACGCGGGACATAAACCACTCCGGAATTCAGAGCGTTAAGCATACGACGATTGCCAGCCCACTGCCAGCAGCAGCGAACACGTGTTCTGCATTCAGACGACATGCAATGTATAGCGAAGGGAGTCAAACAACATGAAGACAACGCAACAGGTAAAGCGAAGCAGTCAAACAAGAAGCTAAAGACAACGCAGAAGGTAAAGCGAAGGGAATCTGAAGACAACACAGAACGTAAAGCGAAGGGAATCTGACAGCAATCTGAAGACAACACAGAACGTAAAGCGAAGGGAGCCCGTACACGGAGTAAAGCATCACGGGCCAGGGAAGGCCCGTGCTGAGCTGTCATGGATGACGTTTTTTGCGTCTTTACGGAGTGTACGGGCTCCCTGAGCCGGAGCCCGCATTAACAGACGACTAGCCATCGTAACCGCATTTACAGACAACTAACGCAAACCAGCTTACTTAACCTGCTGCCCCGGCTGCGCGCCGCTGTCCGGGCTGAGCAGGAAGATATCCTTGCCGCCAGGACCCGCCGCCATCACCATCCCTTCCGACACGCCGAAACGCATCTTGCGCGGCGCAAGGTTGGCGACCATCACCGTCAGGCGGCCGACCAGCACCGCCGGATCGTTATAGGCAGCGCGGATGCCGGAGAACACCTGACGGGTCTCACCGCCGAGATCCAGCGTCAGCTTCAGCAGCTTATCTGAACCCTCGACCAGCTCGGCGTTCTGGATCAGCGCAATACGCATATCCACCTTAGCGAAATCGTCAAAGCTGATGGTCTCCTGAATCGGATCGTCCGCCAGCGGACCGGTCAGCGCCGGCTTGGCCGCCGCCGCCGCATCTTCCTTCGACGCTTCGATCAGGCCGTTAACCTTATCCAGCTCGATACGGCCATACAGCGCCTTAAACGGGGCGATGGTATGGCTCAGCAGCGGCTGCTGAATACCGTCCCAGCTCAGCTCCTGATTCAGGAAGGCTTCGGTACGTTCGCTCAGCGTTGGCAGCACCGGCTTCAGCCAGGTCATCAGCACGCGGAACA
This portion of the Erwinia sp. E602 genome encodes:
- a CDS encoding CidB/LrgB family autolysis modulator → MSDFGDFWWALPLTVGVFLAARWLAAKAKLSLLNPLLVAMAVIIPLLLVLQLPYARYFAGSALLNNLLQPAVVALALPLYEQIHQIRARWKSIISVCFIGSLTAMVSGTAIALWLGATPQIAATLMPKSVTTPIAMAVSASQGGIPAISAICVLIAGVSGAVFGHMLLNLLRVKHKAARGLAIGNASHAIGTARAVELDAQEGAFSSLALVLCAIITSLTAPFLFPLLLHWLG
- a CDS encoding CidA/LrgA family protein — translated: MSRVLLIVFRYCRSFLAIYLCLIAGRGISTLLPVAIPGSIIGMLLLFTLLATQLLPVEWVRPGCQLIIRYMALLFVPISVGIMNDVDILSAQFAPIVVSCLVSTLIVLVTVGLLSERLQRKEGDDV